One part of the Methylobacterium terrae genome encodes these proteins:
- a CDS encoding ABC transporter ATP-binding protein: MKPDIKPHIALKPVITPQPDYVQVRDLRRLFDVSRPWLNRVIERQPRQFLRAVDHVSFSVAKGETLAIVGESGSGKSTVARMVVGLMPPSDGEVRIAGISMTDPRQAAERRQLRRRIQMIFQDPYASMNPRWRVDRIVSEPIRAFGLLSGEREIQARVGELLTLVGLHPDDGKRYPHAFSGGQRQRIAIARALASEAEFLVADEPTSALDVSVQAQILNLMRDLQDRLGLTYLFISHNLAVVRHMANRIGVMYLGRIVEIGGGRELFTAPKHPYTRMLLDAVPDLAHIGRQRVPVQGEIPNPINPPSGCTFHPRCPFANDRCKAEVPVFRDGVACHAVEEGRLMPGGVAAVA; encoded by the coding sequence ATGAAGCCCGACATCAAGCCCCATATCGCCTTGAAGCCCGTGATCACGCCCCAGCCCGACTACGTGCAGGTCCGCGACCTGCGCCGCCTGTTCGACGTCTCGCGCCCCTGGCTCAACCGGGTGATCGAGCGCCAACCGCGCCAGTTCCTGCGCGCCGTCGACCACGTCTCGTTCTCGGTCGCCAAGGGCGAGACCCTGGCGATCGTCGGCGAATCCGGCTCCGGCAAGTCGACCGTCGCCCGCATGGTGGTCGGCCTGATGCCGCCCTCCGACGGCGAGGTCAGAATCGCCGGCATCTCGATGACCGACCCGCGCCAGGCCGCCGAGCGCCGCCAGTTGCGCCGGCGCATCCAGATGATTTTCCAGGACCCCTACGCCTCGATGAACCCGCGCTGGCGGGTCGACCGGATCGTCTCCGAGCCGATCCGCGCCTTCGGGCTCCTCAGCGGGGAGCGCGAGATCCAGGCCCGGGTCGGCGAGCTCCTGACCCTGGTCGGCCTGCACCCCGACGACGGCAAGCGCTACCCCCACGCCTTCTCGGGCGGCCAGCGCCAGCGCATCGCCATCGCGCGGGCGCTCGCCTCCGAGGCCGAGTTCCTGGTCGCCGACGAGCCGACCTCGGCCCTCGATGTCTCGGTCCAGGCCCAGATCCTGAACCTGATGCGCGACCTCCAGGACCGGCTCGGCCTGACCTACCTGTTCATCAGCCACAACCTCGCCGTGGTGCGCCACATGGCGAACCGCATCGGCGTGATGTATCTCGGCCGCATCGTCGAGATCGGCGGCGGCCGCGAGCTCTTCACCGCCCCGAAGCACCCCTACACCCGCATGCTCCTCGATGCGGTTCCGGATCTTGCGCATATCGGCCGCCAACGCGTGCCGGTGCAGGGCGAGATCCCGAACCCGATCAACCCGCCGTCAGGCTGTACCTTCCACCCGCGCTGCCCGTTCGCGAATGACCGGTGCAAGGCGGAAGTGCCGGTGTTTCGGGATGGGGTGGCGTGTCATGCGGTGGAGGAAGGGCGGTTGATGCCGGGGGGTGTGGCGGCGGTGGCTTAA
- a CDS encoding ABC transporter permease, whose protein sequence is MLAFILRRLLQSVGVLLAVGLIAFAMFRFAGDPVNQLVAPDTPYAERLQIRQSLGLDDPVLVQFARYAGNAVRGQFGNSYQFRQPVSTLLAERMPATLELAFCATLFALTAGILMGVYSALRRDSVGAKLVQAISLVGVSLPTFLIGILLIFLFSVTLGWLPSYGRGDTVRIGWWTTGFLTVSGWKALILPSITLGLFQMTLIMRLVRAEMLEVLRTDYIRFARARGLTTRSIHFGHALKNTLVPVITVAGLQLGSIIAFSIITETVFQWPGMGLLFVQAVQNVDVPIMAAYLLLVALIFVTINLVVDLLYTIVDPRLRLSVRRAA, encoded by the coding sequence ATGCTCGCCTTCATTCTCCGCCGCCTGCTGCAATCCGTCGGGGTGCTGCTGGCGGTCGGGCTGATCGCCTTCGCGATGTTCCGCTTCGCCGGCGATCCGGTGAACCAGCTCGTGGCACCCGATACGCCCTATGCCGAGCGGCTGCAGATCCGCCAGAGCCTCGGCCTCGACGATCCGGTGCTGGTGCAGTTCGCCCGCTACGCCGGCAACGCCGTCCGCGGCCAGTTCGGCAACTCGTACCAGTTCCGCCAGCCGGTCTCGACGCTGCTCGCCGAGCGCATGCCCGCGACCCTCGAACTGGCCTTCTGCGCCACCCTGTTCGCGCTCACCGCCGGCATCCTGATGGGGGTCTATTCGGCGCTCCGCCGCGACAGCGTCGGCGCCAAGCTCGTCCAGGCCATCTCCCTCGTCGGCGTCTCGCTGCCGACCTTCCTGATCGGCATCCTGCTGATCTTCCTGTTCTCGGTGACGCTCGGCTGGCTGCCCTCCTACGGCCGCGGCGACACGGTGCGGATCGGCTGGTGGACCACCGGCTTCCTCACCGTATCCGGCTGGAAGGCGCTGATCCTGCCCTCGATCACCCTCGGGCTGTTCCAGATGACGCTGATCATGCGCCTCGTCCGGGCCGAGATGCTGGAGGTCCTGCGCACCGACTACATCCGCTTCGCACGCGCCCGGGGCCTCACCACCCGGTCGATCCATTTCGGCCACGCGCTGAAGAACACGCTCGTTCCGGTCATCACCGTGGCGGGCCTCCAGCTCGGCTCGATCATCGCCTTCTCGATCATCACCGAGACGGTGTTCCAGTGGCCCGGCATGGGCCTGCTCTTCGTGCAGGCGGTGCAGAACGTCGACGTGCCGATCATGGCCGCCTACCTGCTCTTGGTCGCCCTCATCTTCGTGACGATCAACCTCGTGGTCGATCTCCTCTACACCATCGTCGATCCGCGACTGCGCCTCTCGGTGCGGCGGGCGGCGTGA
- a CDS encoding ABC transporter substrate-binding protein, which produces MSPVKFRPLLACLAATALVAISGAAPASAANTFRFAFQGDLKSLDPYTLKETFTIAAHGAVYESLVTRGKDLKLVPGLAESWETPEPTRYRFRLRKNVKFHDGSPFTADDVIFSAERVRAPGSNFQTNVPADATFVKVDDHTVDMVLKNPNPIALYQFGGWYIMSKAWAEKHDALKPTPVSASAPSYAALHENGTGPFTITEHQPGVRTVFKKFDGYWGKVESNIDEAIFTTISNDATRVAALLSGEVDWVDPVPLQDQSRVSASANAVVVNAPELRTIYLGMDQTSDELRGSNVKGKNPFKDVRVREAFFRAIDEDAIVKRVMRGQATPAALLIAPPLFPLAGEFKRPAYDPNKAKALLAEAGYPNGFEVPLDCPNDRYVNDEAICQAVTSMLARVGVKVNLIAQPKAKYFAKILKPAFDTSFYMLGWTPSSMDSHNILYEIAGCRNDKSSPRGTTNLGNYCNPKVDALADKIERETDQEARNLMIKQAYEIVMSDWGYIPLHQQALAWGVSKKVKLVPRADNQMMLFWVSKEP; this is translated from the coding sequence ATGTCGCCTGTGAAGTTTCGTCCGCTGCTGGCCTGCCTCGCCGCCACCGCCCTCGTGGCGATCAGCGGTGCCGCGCCGGCCTCGGCCGCCAACACCTTCCGGTTCGCCTTCCAGGGCGACCTCAAGTCCCTCGACCCGTACACCCTCAAGGAAACGTTCACGATCGCGGCGCACGGCGCGGTCTACGAGTCGCTCGTCACCCGCGGCAAGGACCTGAAGCTGGTCCCGGGCCTCGCCGAATCCTGGGAGACGCCGGAGCCGACCCGCTACCGCTTCCGCTTACGCAAGAACGTCAAGTTCCACGACGGCTCGCCCTTCACCGCCGACGACGTGATCTTCTCCGCCGAGCGCGTGCGCGCGCCGGGCTCGAACTTCCAGACCAACGTGCCGGCCGACGCCACCTTCGTGAAGGTGGACGACCACACCGTCGACATGGTGCTGAAGAACCCCAACCCCATCGCCCTGTACCAGTTCGGCGGCTGGTACATCATGTCGAAGGCCTGGGCCGAGAAGCACGACGCGCTGAAGCCCACCCCGGTCTCGGCCTCCGCCCCGAGCTACGCGGCCTTGCACGAGAACGGCACCGGCCCGTTCACCATCACCGAGCACCAGCCCGGCGTGCGCACGGTGTTCAAGAAGTTCGACGGCTACTGGGGCAAGGTCGAGTCGAACATCGACGAGGCGATCTTCACCACCATCAGCAACGACGCCACCCGCGTCGCCGCCCTCCTCTCGGGCGAGGTCGACTGGGTCGATCCGGTGCCGCTCCAGGACCAGAGCCGCGTCAGCGCGAGCGCCAACGCGGTCGTGGTGAACGCGCCCGAGCTGCGCACGATCTACCTCGGCATGGACCAGACCAGCGACGAGCTGCGCGGCTCCAACGTCAAGGGCAAGAACCCGTTCAAGGACGTGCGGGTGCGCGAGGCGTTCTTCCGCGCGATCGACGAGGACGCCATCGTCAAGCGCGTGATGCGCGGACAGGCGACGCCGGCCGCGCTCCTGATCGCCCCGCCGCTCTTCCCCCTCGCCGGTGAGTTCAAGCGCCCGGCCTACGACCCGAACAAGGCCAAGGCGCTCTTGGCCGAGGCCGGCTACCCCAACGGCTTCGAGGTGCCGCTCGACTGCCCGAACGACCGCTACGTCAACGACGAGGCGATCTGCCAGGCGGTGACCTCGATGCTCGCCCGCGTCGGCGTCAAGGTGAACCTGATCGCCCAGCCCAAGGCGAAGTACTTCGCCAAGATCCTGAAGCCCGCCTTCGACACATCGTTCTACATGCTGGGGTGGACGCCGTCGTCGATGGACTCGCACAACATCCTGTACGAGATCGCCGGCTGCCGGAACGACAAGTCCTCGCCGCGCGGCACCACCAACCTCGGCAACTACTGCAACCCGAAGGTGGATGCGCTCGCCGACAAGATCGAGCGCGAGACCGACCAGGAGGCCCGCAACCTGATGATCAAGCAGGCCTACGAGATCGTCATGAGCGATTGGGGCTACATCCCGCTCCACCAGCAGGCGCTGGCCTGGGGCGTGTCGAAGAAGGTGAAGCTGGTGCCGCGCGCCGACAACCAGATGATGCTGTTCTGGGTGTCGAAGGAGCCGTGA
- a CDS encoding M20 aminoacylase family protein: MPVINRVAALSDEITAWRRDFHRHPELLFALDRTSGLVAERLRAFGCDEVVTGLGKTGVVGVIRGRNSGSGKVIGLRADMDALPIEETSGVPHSSTVPGKMHACGHDGHTAMLLGAAKYLAETRNFDGTAVVIFQPAEEGGGGADVMLKDGLMERFGIQEVYGLHNKPGMPLGSFAIRPGAIMAAADRITITVRGRGGHAAAPHDCIDPVLVASHIVTALQSIVSRTVDPVQSAVISITQVKAGDAFNVIPETAILNGTVRTLSEDVRDLCEARIAQVASNVAAAFGATASADYGRGYPVTVNDPERTSFMADIAAEVSGEGAVERAVQPMMGAEDFSYMLNARPGAYIFLGTGPGAGLHHPAYDFNDEAAPYGVSLFARMIERAMPAA, translated from the coding sequence ATGCCCGTCATCAACCGCGTCGCCGCCCTCTCCGACGAGATCACGGCCTGGCGCCGCGATTTCCACCGGCATCCCGAGCTGCTGTTCGCCCTCGACCGCACCTCCGGCCTGGTCGCCGAGCGGCTGCGGGCCTTCGGCTGCGACGAGGTGGTGACGGGCCTCGGCAAGACCGGCGTCGTCGGCGTCATCCGCGGCCGCAATTCCGGTTCGGGCAAGGTGATCGGGCTTCGCGCCGACATGGACGCCCTGCCGATCGAGGAGACGAGCGGCGTCCCCCACAGCTCGACGGTGCCGGGCAAGATGCACGCCTGCGGCCATGACGGCCACACCGCCATGCTGCTCGGGGCCGCGAAGTACCTCGCCGAGACCCGCAACTTCGACGGCACGGCGGTGGTGATCTTCCAGCCGGCGGAGGAGGGCGGCGGCGGCGCCGACGTGATGCTGAAGGACGGCCTGATGGAGCGCTTCGGCATCCAGGAGGTCTACGGCCTGCACAACAAGCCCGGCATGCCGCTCGGCAGCTTCGCGATCCGCCCCGGCGCGATCATGGCGGCGGCCGACCGGATCACCATCACGGTCCGGGGCAGGGGCGGCCACGCGGCGGCTCCCCACGACTGCATCGACCCGGTGCTGGTCGCCTCCCACATCGTCACCGCCCTGCAGTCGATCGTCTCGCGGACCGTCGACCCGGTGCAATCGGCGGTGATCTCGATCACGCAGGTCAAGGCGGGCGACGCCTTCAACGTGATCCCCGAGACCGCGATCCTCAACGGCACCGTGCGCACCCTCTCCGAGGACGTCCGCGACCTGTGCGAGGCGCGCATCGCCCAGGTGGCCTCGAACGTCGCCGCCGCCTTCGGCGCCACGGCGAGCGCCGATTACGGCCGCGGCTACCCGGTCACCGTCAACGATCCCGAGCGCACGAGCTTCATGGCCGACATCGCCGCGGAGGTCTCGGGCGAGGGGGCGGTGGAGCGCGCCGTCCAGCCGATGATGGGCGCGGAGGACTTCTCCTACATGCTGAACGCGCGCCCGGGCGCCTACATCTTCCTCGGCACCGGCCCCGGGGCCGGCCTGCACCACCCGGCCTACGACTTCAACGACGAGGCCGCGCCCTACGGCGTCTCGCTGTTCGCCCGGATGATCGAGCGGGCGATGCCGGCGGCGTGA
- a CDS encoding type II toxin-antitoxin system VapC family toxin, whose amino-acid sequence MTDAPKQIYWDSCAWIGLLCSEQDKITALRSIWEDAKAGKYEIWTSVYSYLEVIHSKAPYGEAYPPESDDKKVEEILSQEFVIRAQVDVPVARLAKKLKRDLHHKGLKKRSDAIHLATALYHNSEELHTWDASDLLQFDNQLKCKNGNNLKIIIPAADKMHVPLFAQMHLPKMPRVDDKK is encoded by the coding sequence TTGACTGACGCCCCCAAGCAAATCTACTGGGACTCCTGTGCTTGGATCGGGCTATTATGCTCTGAGCAAGACAAGATAACTGCTTTGCGTTCAATTTGGGAGGATGCCAAGGCTGGCAAATATGAAATATGGACTAGTGTTTATTCATATTTAGAAGTCATACACAGTAAGGCGCCTTATGGTGAGGCTTATCCACCTGAGAGCGACGACAAAAAAGTCGAAGAGATTTTATCGCAAGAGTTTGTGATCCGAGCGCAAGTAGATGTTCCTGTCGCGCGCCTCGCGAAAAAATTGAAAAGGGATTTGCACCACAAAGGACTTAAAAAGCGCAGCGATGCTATTCATCTTGCTACCGCACTTTATCATAATTCAGAGGAGCTGCATACATGGGATGCCAGCGATCTTTTGCAATTTGATAATCAATTAAAATGTAAAAACGGAAATAATCTAAAAATAATAATCCCTGCTGCCGACAAAATGCACGTACCGTTATTCGCACAAATGCACTTGCCAAAAATGCCGCGTGTTGATGACAAAAAATAA
- a CDS encoding TIGR00730 family Rossman fold protein yields the protein MRLCVFCGSSDGTRPLYREAATALGRHFAEAGIELVYGGGKVGLMGAVADGVLAAGGRVTGIIPQSLVEKETAHLGLTDLRVVASMHERKALMADLADGFVALPGGLGTFEEMFEVWTWAQLGYHRKPLAVFNAGGFFDGLLGFLDSTVREGFVREPHRAMLIVGTEPAEIVERIRAYEPPRVIKWVKAGER from the coding sequence ATGCGCCTGTGCGTGTTCTGCGGCTCCAGCGACGGGACCCGCCCGCTCTACCGCGAGGCGGCGACCGCGCTCGGGCGCCACTTCGCCGAAGCCGGGATCGAGCTCGTCTATGGCGGCGGCAAGGTCGGGCTGATGGGCGCGGTCGCGGACGGCGTGCTCGCCGCCGGCGGCCGAGTGACCGGCATCATCCCGCAAAGCCTCGTCGAGAAGGAGACCGCGCATCTCGGCCTGACCGATCTTCGCGTCGTCGCCTCGATGCACGAGCGCAAGGCGCTGATGGCCGACCTCGCCGACGGCTTCGTGGCCTTGCCGGGGGGCCTCGGCACCTTCGAGGAGATGTTCGAGGTCTGGACCTGGGCCCAGCTCGGCTACCACAGGAAGCCGCTCGCGGTGTTCAACGCCGGCGGCTTCTTCGACGGGCTGCTCGGCTTCCTCGATTCCACCGTCCGGGAGGGCTTCGTGCGCGAGCCGCACCGGGCGATGCTGATCGTCGGCACCGAGCCGGCGGAGATCGTCGAGCGGATCCGGGCCTACGAGCCGCCGCGGGTGATCAAGTGGGTGAAGGCGGGGGAGCGGTAG
- the amaB gene encoding L-piperidine-6-carboxylate dehydrogenase yields the protein MAPTVLSVRDDTLALLERLGVPAQAFAEGGKEGGLPARSPVDGGEVATLRQTSADEAEAVLAGAARAFLAWRRVPGPRRGELVRLLGEELRAHKDDLGRLVTLEAGKILSEGLGEVQEMIDICDFAVGLSRQLHGLTIATERPDHRMMEVWHPLGVCGVITAFNFPVAVWSWNAALALVCGDPVIWKPSEKTPLTALAVHALATKAVRRFGSDAPDGLLGLLIGGRELGERLVEDERVALVSATGSTAMGRQVAPKLAARFARAILELGGNNAAIVAPSADLDLALRAIAFAAMGTAGQRCTTLRRLFVHDSVYDALVPRLKAAYGSVRIGDPRDPATLIGPLIDVAAADGMARALDEARAIGGTVHGGERLRDIRGEGAAYVRPALVEMPEQAGPMRRETFAPILYVTRYGDLDEAIHAQNAVAAGLSSSIFTKDLAEAETFLSASGSDCGIANVNIGPSGAEIGGAFGGEKETGGGREAGSDSWKAYMRRATNTINYGKTLPLAQGVTFEV from the coding sequence ATGGCCCCCACCGTCCTGTCCGTCCGCGACGACACCTTGGCGCTGCTGGAGCGCCTCGGCGTCCCGGCCCAGGCCTTCGCGGAGGGCGGCAAGGAGGGTGGATTGCCGGCGCGCTCGCCGGTCGATGGCGGCGAGGTGGCGACCCTGCGCCAGACGAGCGCCGACGAGGCCGAAGCGGTGCTCGCGGGAGCCGCCCGGGCCTTCCTCGCCTGGCGCCGGGTGCCGGGCCCGCGCCGGGGCGAGCTGGTGCGGCTGCTCGGCGAGGAGCTGCGCGCCCACAAGGATGATCTCGGCCGGCTCGTGACGCTCGAGGCCGGGAAGATCCTCTCGGAGGGCCTCGGCGAGGTCCAGGAGATGATCGACATCTGCGACTTCGCCGTCGGCCTGTCGCGGCAATTGCACGGGCTCACCATCGCCACCGAGCGGCCGGACCACCGGATGATGGAGGTCTGGCACCCGCTGGGCGTCTGCGGCGTCATCACGGCGTTCAACTTTCCCGTGGCGGTGTGGTCGTGGAACGCGGCGCTGGCGCTCGTCTGCGGCGATCCGGTGATCTGGAAGCCGTCGGAGAAGACCCCGCTCACCGCGCTCGCCGTCCACGCGCTCGCCACGAAGGCGGTGAGGCGCTTCGGGTCGGACGCGCCGGACGGCCTGCTCGGGCTCCTGATCGGCGGCCGTGAGCTCGGCGAGCGCCTGGTCGAGGACGAGCGGGTCGCGCTCGTCTCCGCCACCGGCTCGACCGCGATGGGCCGGCAGGTGGCGCCGAAGCTCGCCGCCCGCTTCGCCCGGGCGATCCTGGAGCTCGGCGGCAACAACGCCGCCATCGTGGCGCCGTCCGCCGACCTCGACCTCGCCTTGCGCGCCATCGCCTTCGCGGCGATGGGCACCGCCGGCCAGCGCTGCACCACCCTGCGGCGCCTCTTCGTGCACGACTCGGTCTACGACGCCCTCGTGCCGCGGCTGAAGGCGGCCTACGGCTCGGTGCGGATCGGCGATCCGCGCGACCCCGCCACCCTGATCGGCCCGCTGATCGACGTGGCGGCGGCCGACGGCATGGCGCGCGCCCTCGACGAGGCACGCGCCATCGGCGGCACGGTGCATGGCGGCGAGCGCCTGCGCGACATCCGCGGGGAAGGAGCGGCCTACGTCCGCCCGGCCCTCGTCGAGATGCCCGAGCAGGCCGGCCCGATGCGCCGCGAGACCTTCGCGCCGATCCTCTACGTGACGCGCTACGGCGACCTCGACGAGGCGATCCACGCCCAGAACGCGGTCGCGGCCGGCCTGTCCTCGTCGATCTTCACCAAGGACCTCGCGGAGGCCGAGACCTTCCTGTCGGCGTCGGGCTCCGATTGCGGCATCGCCAACGTCAATATCGGCCCGTCGGGCGCCGAGATCGGCGGTGCCTTCGGCGGCGAGAAGGAGACGGGTGGCGGCCGCGAGGCCGGCTCGGATTCCTGGAAGGCCTATATGCGGCGGGCGACCAACACCATCAATTACGGCAAGACCCTGCCGCTGGCGCAGGGCGTGACCTTCGAGGTGTGA
- a CDS encoding aspartate-semialdehyde dehydrogenase has translation MGYKVAVVGATGNVGREMLDILAERAFPADTVVALASRRSLGQEVSFGDKTLKVQALDQYDFSDTDICLMSAGGETSKEWSPRIGQQGCVVIDNSSAFRYDSDVPLIVPEVNADAVAGFTKKNIIANPNCSTAQLVVALKPLHEAATIKRVVVATYQSVSGAGKDAMDELFNQTRAVFTAGEVKVQKFTKRIAFNVIPHIDVFMEDGFTKEEWKMVAETKKMLDPKIKLTATCVRVPVFIGHSEAVNVEFERPLSAEEATQILRSAPGILVDDKREPGGYITPHEAAGEDATYISRIREDITVENGLSFWCVSDNLRKGAALNTVQIAEVLVNRKLISPKQKAA, from the coding sequence ATGGGTTACAAGGTTGCCGTCGTCGGAGCCACCGGCAATGTGGGCCGCGAGATGCTCGACATCCTGGCCGAGCGCGCCTTCCCGGCCGACACCGTGGTGGCGCTCGCCTCCCGCCGCAGCCTGGGCCAGGAGGTATCCTTCGGCGACAAGACCCTGAAGGTCCAGGCCCTCGACCAGTACGACTTCTCCGACACCGACATCTGCCTGATGTCGGCCGGCGGCGAGACCTCGAAGGAGTGGTCGCCCCGCATCGGCCAGCAGGGCTGCGTCGTCATCGACAACTCGTCGGCCTTCCGCTACGATTCCGACGTGCCGCTGATCGTGCCCGAGGTGAATGCCGACGCCGTCGCGGGCTTCACCAAGAAGAACATCATCGCCAACCCGAACTGCTCGACCGCGCAGCTCGTCGTGGCCCTGAAGCCCCTGCACGAGGCCGCCACCATCAAGCGCGTCGTCGTCGCGACCTACCAGTCGGTCTCCGGCGCCGGCAAGGACGCGATGGACGAGCTGTTCAACCAGACCCGCGCGGTGTTCACCGCCGGCGAGGTCAAGGTGCAGAAGTTTACGAAGCGCATCGCCTTCAACGTCATCCCGCACATCGACGTCTTCATGGAGGACGGCTTCACCAAGGAAGAGTGGAAGATGGTGGCCGAGACGAAGAAGATGCTCGACCCCAAGATCAAGCTGACGGCGACCTGCGTGCGCGTGCCGGTGTTCATCGGCCACTCGGAGGCGGTGAACGTCGAGTTCGAGCGCCCGCTCTCGGCCGAGGAGGCGACCCAGATCCTGCGCTCGGCGCCCGGCATCCTGGTCGACGACAAGCGCGAGCCCGGCGGCTACATCACCCCCCACGAGGCGGCGGGCGAGGACGCGACCTACATCTCGCGCATCCGCGAGGACATCACGGTCGAGAACGGCCTGTCGTTCTGGTGCGTGTCGGACAACCTGCGCAAGGGCGCGGCGCTGAACACGGTCCAGATCGCCGAGGTGCTGGTCAACCGCAAGCTGATCTCGCCGAAGCAGAAGGCCGCGTGA
- a CDS encoding ABC transporter ATP-binding protein, whose protein sequence is MSQPVLSVRDLRVEFATRRGVLTALDGVSFEINRGEVLGVVGESGAGKSVTGSAVIGLIDPPGRIAGGEIRLAGERIDNLPPEAMRRVRGKRIGMIFQDPLTSLNPLYRVGRQIEETIRTHTDLSGRAARQRAIDLLAEVGIPAPERRIDGFPHEFSGGMRQRVVIALALAAEPELIIADEPTTALDVSVQAQIITLLKRLGRDHGTAVMLITHDMGVIAEAADRVAVMYAGRVAEIGPVAAVVGDPLHPYARGLMGAIPSLSHEADRLAQIPGAMPRLSAIPPGCAFNPRCPKVFARCTVDRPEPLTVGSHRVACHLYDASGQAAA, encoded by the coding sequence ATGTCCCAACCCGTCCTCTCGGTGCGCGACCTGCGGGTCGAGTTCGCCACCCGCCGCGGCGTGCTGACCGCGCTCGACGGTGTCTCCTTCGAGATCAACCGCGGCGAGGTGCTCGGCGTCGTCGGCGAGTCCGGCGCCGGCAAGTCGGTGACCGGCTCGGCGGTGATCGGCCTGATCGACCCGCCCGGCCGCATCGCCGGCGGCGAGATCCGCCTCGCCGGCGAGCGCATCGACAACCTGCCCCCGGAGGCGATGCGCCGTGTGCGCGGCAAGCGCATCGGCATGATCTTCCAGGACCCGCTGACCAGCCTCAACCCGCTCTACCGGGTCGGCCGGCAGATCGAGGAGACGATCCGCACCCACACCGACCTCTCAGGCCGCGCCGCCCGCCAGCGGGCGATCGACCTCTTGGCCGAGGTCGGCATCCCGGCGCCGGAGCGGCGCATCGACGGCTTCCCGCACGAGTTCTCCGGCGGCATGAGGCAGCGCGTCGTCATCGCGCTCGCGCTCGCCGCCGAGCCCGAGCTGATTATCGCGGATGAGCCGACCACCGCCCTCGACGTCTCGGTCCAGGCCCAGATCATCACGCTCCTGAAGCGCCTCGGGCGCGACCACGGCACCGCCGTGATGCTGATCACCCACGACATGGGGGTGATCGCCGAGGCCGCCGACCGCGTCGCGGTGATGTATGCCGGCCGCGTCGCCGAGATCGGCCCGGTGGCGGCGGTGGTGGGCGATCCGCTCCACCCCTACGCCAGGGGCCTGATGGGGGCGATCCCGTCCCTGTCGCACGAGGCCGATCGGCTGGCCCAGATCCCCGGCGCGATGCCGCGGCTCTCGGCGATCCCGCCCGGCTGCGCCTTCAACCCGCGCTGCCCGAAGGTCTTTGCCCGCTGCACGGTCGACCGGCCCGAGCCCCTGACGGTCGGCTCGCACCGGGTCGCCTGCCACCTCTACGACGCGTCCGGACAGGCCGCCGCATGA
- a CDS encoding ABC transporter permease, translating into MASPAPAPTLTAAAPPSRLARFLDSDLFASFKRSKLAMAAFFATVLFVALALLAPLISPQNPYDPAQLELMNASLPPLWYADGQAPFLIGTDDQGRDVLSAVFYGMRLSLLVGVLGVLLSGFIGIGLGLIAGYAGGWVDTIIMRVADVQLTFPAILIALIVDGVAKAVAGGHMEADAQIALIVVAIGLSFWVQYARTVRGSVMVEKNKDYVQAGRLIGLSAPVILTRHILPNVTGPVFVIATINLALAIITEATLSFLGTGLPETMPSLGTLIRTGNRFLFSGEWWIVAFPGLALAGLVLAINLLGDWLRDALNPKLQ; encoded by the coding sequence ATGGCCTCCCCCGCTCCCGCGCCGACCCTGACCGCGGCGGCCCCGCCGTCGCGCCTCGCGCGCTTCCTCGATTCCGATCTCTTCGCCAGCTTCAAGCGCTCGAAGCTCGCCATGGCGGCGTTCTTCGCCACGGTGCTGTTCGTCGCGCTCGCGCTGCTGGCCCCCCTCATCTCGCCGCAGAACCCCTACGACCCGGCGCAGCTCGAGCTGATGAACGCGAGCCTGCCGCCGCTCTGGTACGCCGACGGCCAGGCGCCGTTCCTGATCGGCACCGACGACCAGGGCCGCGACGTGCTCTCGGCGGTGTTCTACGGCATGCGCCTGTCGCTCCTCGTCGGCGTGCTCGGCGTGCTGCTCTCGGGCTTCATCGGCATCGGCCTCGGGCTGATCGCGGGTTACGCCGGCGGATGGGTCGACACGATCATCATGCGCGTCGCCGACGTGCAGCTGACCTTCCCGGCGATCCTGATCGCGCTCATCGTCGACGGCGTCGCCAAGGCGGTGGCCGGCGGCCACATGGAGGCGGACGCGCAGATCGCCCTCATCGTCGTGGCGATCGGCCTGTCGTTCTGGGTGCAGTACGCCCGCACCGTGCGCGGCTCGGTGATGGTCGAGAAGAACAAGGACTACGTCCAGGCCGGCCGGCTCATCGGCCTGTCGGCGCCGGTGATCCTCACCCGCCACATCCTGCCGAACGTCACCGGCCCGGTCTTCGTCATCGCCACCATCAACCTCGCGCTCGCCATCATCACCGAGGCGACGCTCTCCTTCCTCGGCACCGGCCTGCCGGAGACGATGCCCTCGCTCGGCACGCTGATCCGCACCGGCAACCGCTTCCTGTTCTCGGGCGAGTGGTGGATCGTCGCCTTCCCGGGCCTGGCGCTCGCCGGCCTCGTCCTGGCGATCAACCTGCTGGGCGACTGGCTGCGCGACGCCCTGAACCCCAAGCTGCAATGA